One window from the genome of Nitrospirota bacterium encodes:
- a CDS encoding MlaD family protein: MTRQSQLHWSQVKVGLVIVLALAVLMAMILNLEEGMGLFARQTTFRAVVAHTQGLKVGGPVRMNGVDIGNVHRIGISKDAPTVEILFTVKKDVAPHIRQDASVVIRPMGLLGDKFLEILPGTASKPSLPPGSLLIGEAESDLTNVTAGATATMENVNAAIHELQRLLASLTQGQGTASKLLSDPALYDQSKRVLSNLEVASEKTVALLEKVEKGQGTIGRLMADKELYARANEAVQELTLLADRLNNQNGTLMKLADPTLYQRLDHLTTKGEQLLAKVENGQGTMGKLVTQDELYQRADKLLTEVEEFVADVKKNPTKYFKFSVF; encoded by the coding sequence GTGACTCGCCAGAGCCAGCTCCATTGGTCTCAGGTGAAGGTGGGCCTGGTGATCGTCCTGGCCCTGGCCGTCCTGATGGCCATGATCCTGAACCTGGAAGAAGGCATGGGGCTCTTCGCCAGGCAGACGACGTTCCGCGCGGTCGTGGCTCACACCCAGGGGCTGAAGGTCGGCGGGCCGGTCCGGATGAACGGCGTGGACATCGGGAACGTGCACCGGATCGGGATCTCCAAGGACGCGCCCACGGTCGAGATCCTGTTCACGGTCAAGAAGGACGTGGCCCCGCACATCCGCCAGGACGCCTCGGTCGTCATCCGGCCCATGGGCCTGCTGGGCGACAAATTCCTGGAGATCCTGCCCGGCACCGCGTCGAAACCGTCCCTGCCCCCCGGCAGCCTGTTGATCGGCGAGGCGGAGAGCGACCTCACGAACGTCACGGCCGGCGCCACCGCGACGATGGAGAACGTGAACGCCGCGATCCACGAGCTCCAGCGGCTCCTGGCCAGCCTCACCCAGGGACAGGGCACGGCCAGCAAGCTGCTCTCGGACCCGGCCCTCTACGACCAGTCCAAGCGGGTCCTGAGCAACCTGGAGGTGGCCTCCGAGAAGACCGTCGCGCTGCTGGAGAAGGTCGAGAAGGGCCAGGGCACGATCGGGAGGCTCATGGCGGACAAGGAGCTGTACGCGCGGGCCAACGAGGCCGTGCAGGAGCTGACGCTGCTCGCCGACCGGCTGAACAATCAGAACGGCACCTTGATGAAGCTGGCCGACCCGACCCTCTACCAGCGGCTGGACCACCTGACGACCAAGGGGGAGCAGTTGCTGGCGAAGGTGGAGAACGGCCAAGGGACGATGGGGAAGCTCGTCACGCAGGACGAGCTGTATCAGCGGGCGGACAAGCTGCTGACCGAAGTCGAAGAATTCGTGGCCGACGTCAAGAAGAACCCCACCAAGTACTTCAAGTTCTCCGTATTCTGA
- a CDS encoding MTH1187 family thiamine-binding protein codes for MVLLEFSMSPLGKGESVGRYVARSLDIIDRSGVDYRLNPMGTVLEGEWDAVFGVVRQCFERMRKDCNRISCTIKVDYRKGYEGRLSGKVASVEKKLKRKLRT; via the coding sequence ATGGTTCTGTTGGAATTCAGCATGTCCCCGTTGGGGAAGGGGGAGAGCGTCGGGCGGTACGTGGCCCGCTCGCTGGACATCATAGACAGAAGCGGCGTGGACTACCGGCTCAACCCGATGGGCACGGTCCTGGAAGGGGAGTGGGACGCCGTCTTCGGCGTGGTGCGGCAGTGCTTCGAGCGGATGAGGAAGGACTGCAACCGCATCTCCTGCACGATCAAGGTGGATTACCGCAAAGGCTACGAAGGGCGCCTCTCCGGCAAAGTCGCCAGCGTCGAGAAGAAGCTGAAGCGGAAACTCAGGACCTGA
- a CDS encoding BrnA antitoxin family protein, whose translation MRKQYDFGRGKRGAVVPTPPGKTRITIRLDDDVLDWFRGQVHAAGGGNYQTLINVALREYIAHRHEPLEDTLRRVLREELPKKKAAS comes from the coding sequence ATGAGAAAACAATACGACTTCGGCCGGGGAAAGCGGGGAGCGGTGGTTCCGACCCCTCCGGGCAAGACGCGGATTACCATCAGGCTGGACGACGATGTGCTTGACTGGTTCCGCGGGCAGGTCCATGCGGCCGGCGGCGGAAATTACCAGACGCTGATCAACGTGGCGTTGCGCGAATACATCGCCCATCGGCACGAGCCGCTCGAAGACACGCTCCGGCGGGTCTTGCGGGAGGAACTGCCGAAAAAGAAGGCGGCCTCATAA
- a CDS encoding HNH endonuclease, whose product MELTLLLNATYEPLRVVHWKKAITLLWQGKVEVLEVYDREIQGISISIKLPAVMRLLKLVKLKDSHRAVKFSRINIFTRDGYTCQYCNHRFRTEELTFDHVTPIAKGGRKTWENIVTACWRCNNRKSGRTPEEAGMRLVRRPVKPRWNPVITITIGIRNAPESWRDYLYWNMELETDLPES is encoded by the coding sequence ATGGAACTGACGCTCTTGTTGAATGCGACCTACGAGCCGCTCCGAGTCGTCCATTGGAAGAAGGCCATCACGCTCCTGTGGCAGGGGAAGGTGGAGGTCCTCGAGGTGTACGACCGGGAGATCCAGGGCATCTCGATCTCGATCAAGCTGCCGGCGGTCATGCGGCTGCTCAAGCTGGTCAAGCTGAAGGACAGCCACCGGGCGGTGAAGTTCTCGCGGATCAACATCTTCACGCGGGACGGCTACACCTGCCAGTACTGCAACCACCGGTTCCGGACCGAGGAGCTGACCTTCGACCACGTGACGCCGATCGCCAAGGGTGGCCGGAAGACCTGGGAGAACATCGTGACCGCCTGCTGGCGCTGCAACAACCGGAAGAGCGGGCGCACCCCGGAGGAGGCCGGCATGAGGCTGGTCCGCAGGCCCGTGAAGCCCCGATGGAACCCGGTCATCACGATCACGATCGGCATCCGGAACGCGCCGGAGAGCTGGCGGGACTACCTGTACTGGAACATGGAGCTGGAAACGGACCTGCCGGAGAGTTGA
- a CDS encoding bifunctional precorrin-2 dehydrogenase/sirohydrochlorin ferrochelatase, producing the protein MPANPGFQLSLDVKGRSCVVVGGDDEAAEKVQRLLDAGAKVTVVSPTLNETLKKLTASAKILHRVRRFRETDAQGAVLVVNTLRDDPDFSRSLLELARKERFLLCSVDQPEASNAFLPAVAQRGHLRMAVSTSGVSPALASRLRQNLELLFDEEFQSFLDWLAAIRDETKEAEPDAELRRAKLREAVEGFKLTGKLDYPQAYLEEKQRKP; encoded by the coding sequence ATGCCTGCGAATCCCGGGTTTCAACTGTCACTCGACGTCAAGGGCCGGAGTTGCGTGGTGGTGGGCGGGGACGACGAGGCGGCCGAGAAGGTCCAGCGGCTGCTGGACGCAGGGGCCAAGGTCACGGTGGTCAGCCCGACGCTGAACGAGACGCTCAAGAAGCTCACGGCCTCGGCCAAGATTCTCCACCGCGTGCGCCGCTTCCGCGAGACGGACGCTCAGGGGGCGGTCCTGGTCGTCAACACGCTGCGGGACGATCCGGACTTCTCCCGCTCGCTCCTGGAGCTGGCCCGGAAGGAGCGGTTCCTGCTCTGCTCGGTGGACCAGCCGGAGGCCTCGAACGCCTTCCTGCCGGCCGTGGCGCAACGCGGGCACCTGCGGATGGCGGTGAGCACGAGCGGCGTCTCGCCGGCCCTGGCCAGCCGCCTGCGGCAGAATCTGGAGCTGCTGTTCGACGAGGAGTTCCAGTCGTTCCTTGACTGGCTGGCGGCGATCCGCGACGAGACGAAGGAGGCGGAGCCGGACGCGGAGCTGCGGCGCGCGAAGCTGCGGGAGGCGGTCGAGGGGTTCAAGCTGACCGGCAAGCTCGACTATCCCCAGGCGTATTTGGAGGAGAAGCAGCGGAAGCCTTGA
- the frr gene encoding ribosome recycling factor: protein MPGATKQKVQQRMEAAIEHLKRELGSLRTGRASLALLDGIKVDYYGTQTPLKQVANLSVPDPKLITVQPWEPALIREIEKAIQASGLGLTPSNDGKLIRLPIPPLTEERRKDLIKLCKKHGEDTKIHIRNARRDANDELKHMHKDHKISEDDLRKSEAEIQKLTDQFVQHVDQILKKKEEEILEI, encoded by the coding sequence ATGCCAGGCGCGACAAAACAGAAGGTCCAGCAACGGATGGAAGCCGCGATCGAGCATCTCAAGCGCGAGCTCGGGAGCCTCAGGACCGGCCGGGCCTCGCTGGCCCTGCTGGACGGGATCAAGGTGGATTACTACGGGACCCAGACCCCGCTCAAGCAGGTCGCGAACCTGTCGGTGCCCGACCCCAAGCTGATCACGGTCCAGCCCTGGGAGCCGGCCCTGATCCGGGAGATCGAGAAGGCGATCCAGGCCTCCGGGCTCGGCCTGACGCCGTCCAACGACGGGAAGCTGATCCGGCTCCCCATCCCGCCCCTGACCGAGGAGCGGCGCAAGGACTTGATCAAGCTGTGCAAGAAGCACGGGGAAGACACCAAGATCCACATCCGGAACGCCCGCCGGGACGCGAACGACGAGCTCAAGCACATGCACAAGGACCATAAGATCTCCGAAGACGACCTGCGGAAGTCGGAGGCCGAGATCCAGAAGCTGACCGACCAGTTCGTCCAGCACGTAGACCAGATCCTCAAGAAGAAGGAGGAGGAGATCCTCGAAATCTAG
- a CDS encoding Rieske 2Fe-2S domain-containing protein, whose protein sequence is MGKFVTVARVSELKPGQCRSVEAEGFMIALFNVDGTIYALDNCCPHAGGPLGEGQLYGEVVKCPWHGWKFNVRTGRRPENAAFTVERHRVEVQGDDIRIWLPPEWGTGPA, encoded by the coding sequence ATGGGAAAATTCGTGACCGTCGCGCGCGTGAGCGAGTTGAAGCCGGGCCAGTGCCGCTCGGTCGAAGCCGAAGGGTTCATGATCGCGCTCTTCAACGTGGATGGGACGATCTACGCGCTGGACAACTGCTGCCCGCACGCGGGCGGCCCCTTGGGCGAGGGCCAGTTGTACGGAGAGGTCGTGAAATGCCCCTGGCACGGGTGGAAGTTCAACGTGCGGACCGGCCGGAGGCCGGAGAACGCGGCGTTCACGGTGGAGCGGCACCGGGTGGAGGTGCAGGGGGACGACATCCGGATCTGGCTGCCGCCCGAGTGGGGAACCGGCCCGGCCTGA
- a CDS encoding gamma-glutamylcyclotransferase family protein, with protein MKFFVYADNLNPTQLKRRAPEHQFVCKAYLPDHAIHFCRWSSQWRGGLASITPTPGEQVWGIVLEITEEDLKLLDEFEGEVPEGAFRHVPVTVVTDEGEKLLVTTHAAIPIGKFKPKEHYLDWVIKGARHWKLPDEWIEKWRSYLPK; from the coding sequence ATGAAGTTTTTCGTGTACGCCGACAATTTGAACCCGACCCAGTTGAAGCGGCGGGCCCCGGAGCATCAGTTCGTCTGCAAGGCCTACCTGCCCGACCACGCGATCCATTTTTGCCGCTGGTCGTCCCAGTGGCGGGGCGGCCTGGCCAGCATCACCCCGACGCCCGGCGAACAGGTCTGGGGCATCGTCCTCGAGATCACGGAGGAGGACCTGAAGCTCCTGGACGAGTTCGAAGGGGAGGTGCCGGAAGGGGCCTTCCGCCACGTGCCGGTGACGGTGGTGACGGACGAAGGAGAGAAGCTGCTGGTCACGACCCACGCGGCGATCCCGATCGGAAAGTTCAAACCCAAGGAACATTACCTGGACTGGGTCATCAAGGGCGCCAGACATTGGAAATTGCCGGACGAGTGGATCGAGAAGTGGCGGTCGTATCTGCCGAAGTGA
- a CDS encoding ABC transporter permease, with protein sequence MQTGSVNLLSKTFGYVLVIQEFTFLCARTVSGLLRPPWYVRDLVLQLDRIGAGSLFIVVLTGLFTGMVLALQGAVQLEPYGATMYVSRLISTSVVRELGPVLAALMIAGRVGTGIASELASMTVTEQIDALRAEGTDPIQKLAATRLAACLVMIPVLTIITNAIAILGGWLIARFYLAIDSYFYWTWAFEALHQRDIVMGLVKPVFFAFIIAMVGCYVGFNTRGGTVGVGVSTTQSMVSASILILASDFFITKLFMAFS encoded by the coding sequence GTGCAGACAGGTTCCGTGAATCTCCTCTCGAAGACGTTCGGCTACGTCCTGGTCATCCAGGAGTTCACCTTCCTCTGCGCCAGGACCGTCTCCGGGCTCCTGCGCCCTCCCTGGTACGTCCGCGACCTCGTCCTGCAACTGGACCGGATCGGAGCCGGCTCGCTCTTCATCGTCGTCCTCACCGGCCTCTTCACCGGCATGGTGCTGGCGCTCCAGGGCGCGGTCCAGCTCGAGCCCTACGGGGCCACGATGTACGTCTCCCGGTTGATCAGCACCTCGGTCGTCCGCGAGCTGGGGCCGGTCTTGGCCGCCCTGATGATCGCGGGCCGGGTGGGCACGGGCATCGCCTCCGAGTTGGCTTCGATGACGGTCACGGAACAGATCGACGCGCTGCGGGCCGAAGGGACAGACCCGATCCAGAAGCTGGCCGCGACCAGGCTCGCGGCCTGCCTGGTCATGATCCCGGTCCTGACGATCATCACGAACGCGATCGCGATCCTGGGCGGCTGGTTGATCGCCCGCTTCTACCTGGCCATCGATTCCTACTTCTACTGGACCTGGGCCTTCGAAGCCCTGCACCAGCGGGACATCGTGATGGGGCTGGTGAAGCCCGTCTTCTTCGCCTTCATCATCGCGATGGTGGGCTGTTACGTCGGGTTCAACACGAGGGGCGGCACGGTCGGGGTGGGCGTCTCCACGACCCAGTCCATGGTCTCGGCCTCGATCCTGATCCTGGCCAGCGACTTCTTCATCACCAAGCTGTTCATGGCGTTCTCTTAA
- a CDS encoding ATP-binding cassette domain-containing protein: MIALENVWLQLGDRMVLRDISLDVQSGETRVILGGSGSGKTTILRLILGLYRPDKGSILVGGRDITRLSELDLFEVRQEMAMVFQGAALFDSLTVRENVGYRLWERRLLSDEEIEQIVQESLRFVGLEDTLDKMPAELSGGMRKRVGIARALASGAKVLLYDEPTAGLDPVNTCMVNRLIARLKEKGVTQVVVTHDLPTAYEVADRIVMVQKGRSVFDGTSEQLRSSDERAVREFLDPSSLPQEWTPAPNADRQPTLEDAP, from the coding sequence ATGATAGCTCTTGAAAACGTCTGGCTGCAGTTGGGGGATCGGATGGTTCTCCGGGACATCTCGCTCGACGTCCAGTCGGGCGAGACCCGGGTCATCCTGGGCGGCAGCGGCTCGGGCAAGACCACGATCCTCCGGCTGATCCTCGGCCTCTACCGACCGGACAAAGGCTCCATCCTCGTGGGCGGCCGGGACATCACCCGCCTGAGCGAGCTGGACCTGTTCGAGGTCCGGCAGGAGATGGCGATGGTCTTCCAGGGCGCCGCCCTCTTCGACTCCTTGACCGTGCGGGAAAACGTCGGCTATCGTCTCTGGGAGCGGCGCCTCCTGTCGGACGAGGAGATCGAGCAGATCGTGCAGGAGAGCCTCCGGTTCGTGGGGCTGGAGGACACCCTCGACAAGATGCCGGCCGAGCTCAGCGGCGGGATGCGCAAACGGGTCGGGATCGCCCGGGCCCTGGCCAGCGGCGCCAAGGTCCTGCTCTACGACGAGCCGACCGCGGGGCTGGATCCGGTCAACACCTGCATGGTCAACCGCCTGATCGCCCGGCTCAAGGAGAAGGGCGTGACCCAGGTGGTGGTCACCCACGACCTCCCCACCGCCTACGAGGTTGCGGACCGGATCGTCATGGTCCAGAAGGGACGTTCGGTCTTCGACGGCACGTCCGAGCAACTCCGGAGCAGCGACGAGCGGGCCGTCCGGGAGTTCCTGGACCCGAGCAGCCTGCCGCAGGAATGGACGCCGGCCCCGAATGCGGACAGGCAGCCGACGTTGGAGGATGCGCCGTGA
- a CDS encoding BrnT family toxin: protein MEYEWDDRKARANRRRHGIDFADAVAVFSDDHALTIQDEHAGEERFITIGADALGCVLLVVYTWRGDRIRVISARKATGYERAQYEG from the coding sequence GTGGAGTATGAATGGGATGACAGAAAGGCTAGGGCAAACCGTCGAAGACACGGCATTGATTTCGCGGATGCGGTGGCGGTATTCAGCGACGACCATGCTCTGACCATTCAGGATGAGCATGCGGGCGAAGAGCGATTCATCACGATCGGTGCGGATGCCCTTGGGTGCGTGCTCCTCGTGGTCTATACCTGGCGAGGAGATCGGATTCGGGTTATTTCAGCCCGAAAAGCGACGGGGTATGAACGGGCGCAGTATGAGGGGTAG
- the alr gene encoding alanine racemase, with translation MALPDIPSPPPHSPTSAVIDLSALAHNLGQVRRYLPAGCDVLAVVKADAYGHGAVPVSRTLAKLGVTRFGVATVQEGAALRDAGIEGTILVMGALLPHQFPQLFPHRLTPVLYSPDVADALVKEARSRLEPYPVHVKVDTGMGRLGIQPEQVPALLQSPFFKGPLRVEGLMTHLADADGPEPAYTRRQIDRFRSLLSQLLAAGLSVPLVHAANSAGLISYPEARFNLVRPGIMLYGYLTGTITGRAPSLKPVLSLVTRVVQVRSLAEGESVGYNRAYVARRPTRIAVLPIGYADGYSRALSEQGHVLIHGAPAPVAGRICMDMTTVDVTQIPSVRPGDEAVLIGRQGTAEVSAADVAAWRGTIPYEVLCAIGTRVTRVYR, from the coding sequence GTGGCCTTGCCCGACATCCCCTCCCCGCCCCCTCACTCTCCGACCAGCGCCGTCATTGACCTGTCCGCCCTCGCCCACAACCTCGGCCAGGTGCGCCGGTACCTGCCGGCCGGCTGCGACGTGCTCGCCGTGGTCAAGGCCGACGCCTACGGACACGGGGCCGTGCCCGTTTCCAGAACCCTGGCCAAACTGGGCGTCACCCGTTTCGGCGTCGCGACCGTTCAGGAAGGGGCCGCGCTCCGGGACGCCGGGATCGAGGGCACGATCCTCGTGATGGGCGCGCTGCTGCCGCATCAGTTCCCGCAGCTCTTTCCCCACCGGCTCACGCCGGTCCTGTACAGTCCGGACGTCGCCGACGCGCTGGTGAAGGAAGCTCGGTCCAGACTCGAGCCCTATCCGGTCCACGTGAAGGTGGACACGGGCATGGGCCGTCTGGGCATCCAGCCGGAGCAGGTGCCGGCCCTGCTCCAGTCCCCTTTCTTCAAGGGCCCGTTGCGGGTCGAGGGGCTCATGACCCACCTGGCCGACGCGGACGGTCCGGAACCGGCTTACACCAGGCGCCAGATTGACCGCTTCCGGTCCCTGCTCAGTCAACTCCTTGCGGCCGGCCTGTCGGTTCCGCTGGTCCACGCGGCGAACAGCGCCGGACTCATCAGCTACCCGGAGGCCCGGTTCAACCTCGTCCGGCCCGGCATCATGCTCTACGGCTACCTGACCGGTACGATTACCGGCCGGGCGCCGAGCCTCAAGCCGGTCCTCTCGCTCGTCACTCGGGTCGTGCAGGTCCGCTCCCTGGCCGAGGGCGAGAGCGTCGGGTACAACCGCGCTTACGTCGCCAGGCGGCCCACGCGCATCGCCGTCCTCCCGATCGGCTACGCGGACGGGTACAGCCGGGCCCTGTCGGAGCAGGGGCACGTCCTGATCCACGGCGCCCCCGCCCCCGTCGCCGGCCGCATCTGCATGGACATGACCACGGTGGACGTGACGCAGATCCCTTCGGTCCGACCCGGTGACGAAGCCGTCCTGATCGGCCGGCAGGGGACGGCGGAGGTCTCGGCCGCCGACGTGGCCGCCTGGCGCGGCACCATCCCCTACGAAGTGCTCTGCGCGATCGGCACCCGCGTCACGCGGGTTTACCGGTGA
- a CDS encoding DUF4124 domain-containing protein, with the protein MTAWLGLALWGWYGGFLTPALAADYYSWIDTSGTIVLTDDLTHLPPATKRSQVSVHRFPDRPPAPAESEETAAQPPAPPGGKQETEARSAPDGREAGQDLPNVTLDQPEEGARTQYVWVPLASPVYLTGRPVQGFWSRRSVQSPEEALRAHLVQQRQWSLLEMLTKAGLLPQGRQGRRPHAPMVAEAGGGQKHPHVIPQQSALTNSRIVAASRSSTGRSIGRQR; encoded by the coding sequence ATGACCGCCTGGTTGGGGCTGGCTCTCTGGGGCTGGTATGGGGGGTTTTTGACGCCGGCGCTTGCCGCGGATTATTACAGTTGGATTGATACATCCGGCACGATCGTGCTGACCGACGACCTGACTCACCTCCCGCCGGCGACGAAGCGCAGCCAGGTCTCCGTCCATCGTTTCCCCGACCGGCCTCCTGCTCCCGCCGAGTCCGAGGAAACTGCGGCGCAGCCGCCGGCTCCTCCTGGGGGCAAGCAGGAGACGGAGGCCCGGTCGGCTCCGGACGGTCGGGAAGCGGGGCAGGATCTGCCGAACGTGACGTTGGACCAGCCAGAGGAAGGGGCGCGGACCCAGTATGTCTGGGTTCCGCTGGCATCGCCGGTCTACCTCACGGGACGGCCGGTCCAGGGATTCTGGTCCCGCCGCTCCGTCCAGTCTCCCGAGGAGGCGTTGCGCGCCCATCTGGTCCAGCAGCGTCAATGGAGCTTGCTGGAGATGCTGACGAAGGCCGGGCTTTTGCCGCAAGGACGCCAGGGCCGCCGTCCGCACGCGCCAATGGTCGCCGAGGCCGGCGGGGGCCAGAAACATCCTCACGTGATACCTCAGCAATCGGCTTTAACCAACTCTCGGATCGTGGCTGCCTCGCGCAGCTCGACGGGCCGTTCGATCGGGCGGCAGAGATAG
- a CDS encoding (2Fe-2S) ferredoxin domain-containing protein, with protein MPKPKYHIIVCTNSRPPGHPKPSCGAAGSPGVLMAFNMGIMERGYQPGEVLVTPSGCLGPCEQGPTVVVYPDATWYSQVKEADVAAILDEHIGKGKPVERLKPNSVWG; from the coding sequence ATGCCCAAGCCGAAATATCACATCATCGTCTGCACCAACTCCCGTCCGCCCGGCCACCCCAAGCCCTCCTGCGGCGCGGCCGGGTCGCCCGGCGTCCTTATGGCCTTCAACATGGGTATCATGGAACGCGGCTATCAGCCGGGCGAAGTCCTCGTGACCCCCTCCGGCTGCCTGGGGCCCTGCGAGCAGGGACCCACCGTGGTCGTGTATCCGGACGCCACCTGGTATTCCCAGGTCAAGGAGGCGGACGTCGCCGCAATCCTGGACGAACACATCGGCAAGGGCAAGCCGGTCGAGCGGCTGAAGCCCAACTCCGTCTGGGGCTGA